In the genome of Syngnathoides biaculeatus isolate LvHL_M chromosome 14, ASM1980259v1, whole genome shotgun sequence, one region contains:
- the mstnb gene encoding growth/differentiation factor 8, with amino-acid sequence MHFSHIGLTLLMLLAAACLGEEQQHRQRRSSASASASAGPEDASEPCSTCDVRQHIKSMRLNAIKSQILSKLRMKEAPNISRDVVQQLLPRAPPLQQLLDQYDVLGDDNRDAVAEDDDEHAVTETVMMMATEPEPAVQANGSPKCCLFSMAQKFQASRIFRAQLWVHLRAAEEATTVFLQISRLTPAAAGGGRHVRIRSLKLDVNAGVGSWQSIDVKQVLSVWLRQPDTNWGIEINAYDNRGNDLAVTSAEPGEEGLQPFMEVKLNEGPRRARRDSGLDCDENSPESRCCRYPLTVDFEDFGWDWIIAPKRYKANYCSGECEYMHLQKYPHTHLVNKANPRGNAGPCCTPTKMSPINMIYFNRKEEIIYGKIPSMVVDRCGCS; translated from the exons ATGCATTTCTCGCACATTGGCTTGACTTTGCTGATGCTTTTGGCTGCGGCGTGCCTGGGCGAGGAGCAGCAGCACCGGCAGCGCCGGtcctccgcctccgcctccgcctccgccgGGCCTGAAGACGCCTCGGAGCCGTGCTCCACCTGCGACGTGCGCCAGCACATCAAGAGCATGCGCCTGAACGCCATCAAGTCGCAAATCCTGAGCAAGCTGCGCATGAAGGAGGCGCCCAACATCAGCCGCGACGTGGTCCAGCAGCTCCTGCCTCGGGCGCCCCCGCTGCAGCAGCTCCTGGACCAGTACGACGTGCTGGGGGACGACAACCGCGACGCGGTggcggaggacgacgacgagcaCGCCGTCACCGAGACCGTCATGATGATGGCCACTGAAC CTGAGCCGGCGGTCCAAGCCAACGGCTCGCCGAAATGCTGCCTGTTCTCCATGGCCCAAAAGTTCCAAGCGAGTCGCATCTTCCGGGCCCAGCTGTGGGTCCACCTACGGGCGGCCGAGGAGGCCACCACCGTCTTCCTACAGATCTCCCGCCTGACGCCGGCGGCGGCTGGCGGCGGCCGGCACGTGCGCATCCGCTCGCTCAAGCTGGACGTGAACGCCGGGGTCGGCTCTTGGCAGAGCATCGACGTCAAGCAAGTGCTGAGCGTGTGGCTGCGGCAACCCGACACCAACTGGGGCATCGAGATCAACGCCTACGACAACAGGGGGAACGACTTGGCCGTCACCTCTGCCGAGCCCGGAGAGGAAGGGCTG CAACCGTTCATGGAGGTGAAACTGAATGAGGGCCCCCGGCGTGCCAGGAGGGACTCGGGCCTGGATTGCGACGAGAACTCCCCGGAATCGCGCTGCTGCCGCTACCCTCTCACCGTGGACTTCGAGGACTTCGGCTGGGACTGGATTATCGCGCCCAAACGCTACAAGGCTAACTACTGCTCGGGCGAGTGCGAGTACATGCACCTGCAGAAGTACCCGCACACCCACCTGGTGAACAAGGCCAACCCCCGAGGGAACGCCGGCCCCTGCTGCACCCCCACCAAGATGTCGCCCATCAACATGATCTACTTTAACCGCAAAGAGGAGATCATCTACGGCAAGATCCCGTCCATGGTGGTGGATCGTTGCGGTTGCTCTTGA